TGGGCGACGTGGAGCGTCCGGCGCCGATGACGGTGGGCTGGAGCAGCTGGGCCCAGCAGCGCTCGGAGCAGCCGGTGAAGGGGATGCTGACCGGTCCGGTGACCATGCTCGCCTGGTCCTTCGGGCGCGACGACCTCCCGGCCGCCGACACCGCCGCGCAGGTGGCGCTGGCCCTGCGCGAGGAGGTGCTGGACCTGGAGCGGGCCGGGATCGCGGTGATCCAGGTCGACGAGCCGGCGCTGCGGGAGACCCTGCCGCTGCGCCGGGCCGAACGCCCGGGCTACCTGGCCTGGGCCGTCCGGGCCTTCGCCCTGACCACGGCCGGGGTGGGCGAGGACACCCAGGTGCACACCCACATGTGCTACGCCGAGTTCGGGGAGATCCTGGACGCCATCATCGCGATGGACGCCGACGTGATCAGCCTGGAGGCGGCCCGCTCGCGGATGGAGGTGGTGGACGACCTGGTCCGCGCCGACTACCCGCACGGGGTCGGCCCGGGGGTCTGGGACATCCACTCCCCGCGGGTGCCCACCGTGGAGGAGGTGGTGGAGTCCCTGGAGCTGGCGCTGCGGGGTGGGGTCCCGGCGGAGCGGCTGTGGGTCAACCCCGACTGCGGGCTGAAGACCCGCGGCTACGCCGAGGTCGAGCCGTCGCTGCGGGTGCTGGTCGAGGCCGCGGGGATCGTCCGCAGGCGGCTGGCGACCACGGTCCCGGCCGGGGTCTGAGCGGGGCCGGGCGTCCCCCGTGCGGGACGCCCGGCCGAGCCGCCCGGCGCGTCGTACAGTCACCGCATGGCCCGGTTCGTGATCGACGCCCCGACGCTGCTGCACGTCGTCGGCACCCCGCTCACGGTCCACGCCGGGCACCAGCTGGTGGCCCCGAACGCGATCCGCACCCAGGCCCTGGCGCTGCTGCTGGCCGCCGTGGGCCGGGGTGAGCTCACCGAGCGCGAGGCCCTCCAGCAGCACGACCGCCTGACCGAGCTGCGGATGCGGTTGCTGGGCGACCGGGTCTCACGCCGGACCGCCTGGCGGATCGCCCGGGAGCACGGCTGGGACACCCTGCACGAGGCGGAGTACCTGGCCGTCACCCGGCTGCAGGCCGACGCGCTGGTCACCGTCGACCCGGCGATGGCCGCCCTCGCCGAGGGCCTGGTCCCGCTGCGGGGCGTGGAGGCGCTCACCGCCGGCTGAGCCGCCCCGCCGGAACACCGACGGCGGCACGCCGTGCTGGCGGGTGAAGGCGGTGCTGAAGGAGTACGGGCTGCCGTACCCGGCGCGGCGGGCCACCGCGGCCACGGTGGCGTCGCCGTCCCGCAGCACGTCGGCGGCCAGGTCGAGCCGCCAGCGGGTCAGGTAGGCCATCGGCGGCTCACCGACGAGCTCGGTGAACCGCCGGGCGAAGGTGGCGCGGGAGACACCACCCTCGGCGGCCAGCCGCGCCACCGTCCACGGCCGCTCCGGCTCGTGGTGGAGCAGACGCAGCGCGGGACCGACCACCGGGTCGTCGTGGGCGGCGTACCAGGGCGGCGGCTGGGCCTCGTCGCGGGCGAACCAGGCCCGCAGCAGCGCGACCGTGAGGACGTCCACCAGCCGGTCCAGCACCGCCCCCTGACCCGCCTGGTCCCCGGCGGTCTCCCCGGCCAGCAGGTCGACCAGGCTGCGGACGGTGGGGCCGGCCTCGCGGTCGCGGACCACCACGACCTCCGGCAGGTGCGCGACCAGGTGACGGGAGACCTGGGTGGTGTCGGGGTAGCTCCCGGTCAGCAGCACCGTGCCCGGTGCCGCGTCCAGGCGGGCGTTCCCCCAGCTGCGGACACCGAGGTCGCGGAAGTCCGAGAGCGGGCTGCCGTCGGGCTTGCGGCAGACCTGACCCGGTCCGATCACCGCCTGCGGAGGCGTCGTCACCTCGTCGGCCAGCTCGTAGCCCCGTCCGCCGCGGACCAGCAGGGCGTCCCCCTGCTCCAGCCGCTGCGGGGGCCGTCCGTCCGGGGTGAGCCACCCGGTGCCCCGGGTCAGCACCACCAGCGTCAGCGGGGAGTCGTCCTCGACCCGCACCGACCAGGGCGGCACCAGGAGGGAGCGCAGCACGAAGGCACCCTCCGCCCGCTGCGCCGAGAGCAGTCCCGTCACCGCGTCCACGCAGCGACACTAGCGCGATGAGACGTCGGCGAATGGTTCGAGCCGTCTGGACGATGGAGCGTCCAGCGGGTGGCTGGTTGCCTGGAGCCATGACGAGCTCCTCACCCGACCTGCACGCACCCGATCCGACCGCTCCCGTCCTCGTCGTCGGTGCCACCGGCAAGACCGGCCGCCGCGTGGCCGAGAGGCTCCGCTCCGCCGGCGTCCCGGTCCGCGCCGCCTCGCGCCGCAGCGGGACGCCCTTCGACTGGGACGACCCCAGCGGCTGGCCCGACGCCCTGGCCGGCACCCGCTCGGCCTACGTGACCTACAGCCCCGACCTCCTCGTCCCGGCCGCGGCCGGGGCCCTGGGACGTCTGGCCGCCGACGCCCGCGAGGCCGGGCTGGAGCAGCTCGTGCTGCTGTCCGGACGCAACGAGCCCGGAGCCGCCCGCGCGGTGGAGGCGGCGCGGGCGGCCGGCATCCCCGTCACCGTGCTGGAGGCGGCCTGGTTCCTGCAGAACGTGACCGAGGGCGACTTCGCCCCGATGGTGGCCGACGGCGTCCTCGCCCTGCCGGTCGGCGAGGTGCCCGAGCCCTTCGTCGACGTCGACGACGTCGCCGAGGTGGCGGTGGCGGCGCTGCTGGACGAGGCCCACCGGGGCCGCACCTACCAGGTCACCGGGCCCCGCTCGCTCACCTTCGGGGAGCTGGCCGCGGAGCTCTCCCGCACCTCCGGCCGGGAGGTCCGCTGGGTCGAGCTGGGGATGGCGGAGGCCGTGGACGGCTGGCGGGCGGCCGGGCTGCCCGAGGAGGTGGTGCAGCTGCTCGGCACCCTCTTCGGGGAGCTCTTCGACGGCCGCAGCTCCCGCCCCGCCGACGGCGTCCAGCAGGTCCTGGGCCGCCCGGCCCGCGACGTCCGCGAGCACCTGGCGCACCACGCCGCCGCTCAGAGCCAGGTGACGTGCGGGGCCACCAGGGTGTAGCCGACGAAGGCACCCACGTCGAGCAGGGAGTGGGCCACCACCAGCGGCCAGACCCGGCGCCAGCGCAGGTAGACCAGACCGAGCAGGAGGCCCATCAGCACGTTGCCGGCGAAGCCCCCGAAGCCCTGGTAGAGGTGGTAGCTGCCCCGGACCAGGGCGGAGGTGAGCAGCACCACCAGCCACGACCAGCCCAGGTCCCGGAGCCGGGTGAAGAGGTAGCCGACGATCACCACCTCCTCCAGCACCCCGTTGGCCACCGCGGCCAGCACCAGCACCGGGACCGCCCACCAGACGTCGGTCAGGTTCGCCGGCGCCACCGAGGTGTTCAGCCCCAGCTCACGGGCCAGCAGGTAGAACCCCAGGCCCGGGACGCCGATCGCGGCGGCCAGCCCGAGCCCGGCCAGGACGTCGCGACCGGGGTGGCGCCGGTCCAGACCCATCGCGGCCCACCCGCCCGCGCGGCCCGGACGCAGCCACAGCAGGAACAGCACCAGCGCCACCGGGGCGACCAGGAACAGGCTGCCGGCCAGCTGGTAGGCCAGGTCGAGCCAGGGCCGGTCCGGGGTGGCCGAGCTGTTCATGGTGGTGGTCTGCTGGTTGAGCGGGGTCTCCCGGGTCAGCTTCTCGATGATGCTGAGCACCGAGTACACCGCCGACTGCCCGAGCGAGAGGGCCAGCACCACCAGCACCTCCAGCCCCCAGCGCGGCCGGCCCCCCATCCCGACGCCGGGTCCGACCGCCGCACCCGCCACCTGATCCGCCATGCCGAGGTTCTACCACGCAGCCCCGACCCGGTCCCCCGGTCACGCGCCGGCGAGGACCAGGACGGGCTGCGGGCCAGGTGCTGGCGCACCCGCCCCCGGCGGACCGATACTCCTTGCGTGTCCGTACCCCCACCCGCGCCGCCGCGGCCCAGCGGCCCGACCGTCTCCTCGGCCCGGCCGGCGTCGGCGCGGACCTCCCGGCGCGCCCTCGCCCTGATCGCCCTCGGGGTCGCCGCGGTGGTCCTGGTGGTGGCCGGTCTGGGCACCACCGCGTACCGGCTGACCGGCGACCTGCTCTCGCTGGAGCAGCAGGAGCTGGCTGGGCCCTCGATGCTCACCGACGACCCCTCCTCCTCGGACCGGCTGCTCGACGGCCTGGAGGACGCCGGGCTGACCTGCGTGCTGGAGGTCGCCGACCCGCAGGTGCGTTCCTGCTACGCGCTGCACCCGAGCCGGTGGGCCCACGTCAGCTGGCAGGCCTCCCCCGAGGGCTCCGTGCTCGGCCTGTGGATCGACCTGGACCTCTCGGCGGGGCCCTTCTCCAGCCGCGACGTGGTGCTCGGGGGTCTCCGCGCCGGGCTCGGGCTGGGTACGGACGAGGCCGGGGAGCTCACGACGGGCGTCGAGGAGGCGCTCAGGTACCCCGGGGAGGAGATCTGGACCGAGACGGA
The sequence above is a segment of the Auraticoccus monumenti genome. Coding sequences within it:
- a CDS encoding Rossmann-fold NAD(P)-binding domain-containing protein, whose product is MTSSSPDLHAPDPTAPVLVVGATGKTGRRVAERLRSAGVPVRAASRRSGTPFDWDDPSGWPDALAGTRSAYVTYSPDLLVPAAAGALGRLAADAREAGLEQLVLLSGRNEPGAARAVEAARAAGIPVTVLEAAWFLQNVTEGDFAPMVADGVLALPVGEVPEPFVDVDDVAEVAVAALLDEAHRGRTYQVTGPRSLTFGELAAELSRTSGREVRWVELGMAEAVDGWRAAGLPEEVVQLLGTLFGELFDGRSSRPADGVQQVLGRPARDVREHLAHHAAAQSQVTCGATRV
- a CDS encoding AraC family transcriptional regulator; protein product: MDAVTGLLSAQRAEGAFVLRSLLVPPWSVRVEDDSPLTLVVLTRGTGWLTPDGRPPQRLEQGDALLVRGGRGYELADEVTTPPQAVIGPGQVCRKPDGSPLSDFRDLGVRSWGNARLDAAPGTVLLTGSYPDTTQVSRHLVAHLPEVVVVRDREAGPTVRSLVDLLAGETAGDQAGQGAVLDRLVDVLTVALLRAWFARDEAQPPPWYAAHDDPVVGPALRLLHHEPERPWTVARLAAEGGVSRATFARRFTELVGEPPMAYLTRWRLDLAADVLRDGDATVAAVARRAGYGSPYSFSTAFTRQHGVPPSVFRRGGSAGGERLHAPQRDQALGEGGHRRVDGDQRVGLQPGDGQVLRLVQGVPAVLPGDPPGGPA
- a CDS encoding CPBP family intramembrane glutamic endopeptidase encodes the protein MGGRPRWGLEVLVVLALSLGQSAVYSVLSIIEKLTRETPLNQQTTTMNSSATPDRPWLDLAYQLAGSLFLVAPVALVLFLLWLRPGRAGGWAAMGLDRRHPGRDVLAGLGLAAAIGVPGLGFYLLARELGLNTSVAPANLTDVWWAVPVLVLAAVANGVLEEVVIVGYLFTRLRDLGWSWLVVLLTSALVRGSYHLYQGFGGFAGNVLMGLLLGLVYLRWRRVWPLVVAHSLLDVGAFVGYTLVAPHVTWL